In the Haloarcula salinisoli genome, CCGGTCGGCCAGCTCCCAGACCAGCTCGGTCTTCTCGGCGAGGTCGACGCTGGTATCTTCCAGCAGGTCGTCGGCGCTGTCCGGGTCGTCGAGAACGTTCTCGGCTTCGGTGTAGGTGAGGCGGGCGTCGCTCTCGATGACGGACTTGTAGATGTCTATCTCCTCGTAGCCGAGGTTCTCCTTGTCCAGATGCATCTCGACGGTGTGTGCGAGTCGCTCCTCGTTGGGCACGAGCGAGCAGACGGTCTCGGCGAGCACCGGCGGGAGCATGTGGATGGTGTAGTCCGGCAGATAGACCGTGTTGCCTCGCTCGACGGCCTCCTCCCACATCGCCGTCTCGGGGTTGACGTAGTGGGTCACGTCGGCGATGTGGACCCAGAGGACGTACTCCTCCTCGCGCTCCTCGACGGAGATGGCGTCGTCGAAGTCCTGGGCGTCGATGGGGTCGGTGGTCCACGTCGTCATCTCCCGGAGGTCACGGCGTTCGTCGATTTCTCCCTGGATTTCGGCGTAGACGTCCTCGGTTCGGGCCTCGGCCTCTTCGAGGACCTCGGGCGGGAACTCGTCGCGGATGCCGAACTTCTCGAACAGCTCCTCACGCTTGTTCGCGAGGTGGCGGGCCATCTCCTCGTCGATTTCGACGGGGCCTTGCCCTTCGGCGGTGCCGGCCGCCGACTGGGCGTCTTCGGTAGTCATGCCCCCGGCTACGCCCACGGTGTAGTTAGGACTGTCGGGGCACCCGACAGCCGCGGGTCGGTGTGTCAGAAACCGACACGCACCGGCGGCCACACGCGATGGTCGACCACCCCCAGATAGAAATGGCCACGACACATCTGTCAGACGAGAACAATGTCTGGCGGTCACCGAACGGCGTCCGAGCGTCGACAGGCCGATGAACGGACCCTCCGCGTCCCGTCATGGGCA is a window encoding:
- a CDS encoding RNB domain-containing ribonuclease, which translates into the protein MTTEDAQSAAGTAEGQGPVEIDEEMARHLANKREELFEKFGIRDEFPPEVLEEAEARTEDVYAEIQGEIDERRDLREMTTWTTDPIDAQDFDDAISVEEREEEYVLWVHIADVTHYVNPETAMWEEAVERGNTVYLPDYTIHMLPPVLAETVCSLVPNEERLAHTVEMHLDKENLGYEEIDIYKSVIESDARLTYTEAENVLDDPDSADDLLEDTSVDLAEKTELVWELADRMHEQRKEEGSLVLNPARDRAHTIIEECMLKANKAVTHELMWNRGVEAMYRVHPQPSPDEWDEALVEIQELDGISIPGSAWDDPRKAVNATLEEAPGRQLDKIQWAVMKVMPRAKYMNDPFGGHHALNFEIYGHFTSPIRRLSDLINHWIVYSNDVPEDLVALCDRASDRQKDAEQCEREYKKFLEEVGLDASAVNNRGIEVVESE